In Drosophila willistoni isolate 14030-0811.24 chromosome XR unlocalized genomic scaffold, UCI_dwil_1.1 Seg41, whole genome shotgun sequence, the following are encoded in one genomic region:
- the LOC6643167 gene encoding nucleobindin-2, which translates to MKFSGLTVSPLLVFLVTILLVHLVTSLPVTQKKNDDKKHEGGEASSTPATADVETALEYERYLREVVEALEADPEFRKKLDKAPEADIRSGKIAQELDYVNHHVRTKLDEIKRRELERLRELASQTYELKNDIDRKHLKVPQHLDHDNEHTFEIEDLKKLIKKTSDDLAEADRKRRGEFKEYEMQKEFEREAQKKEMDEESRKKYDAEIHEKEKKHKDHEKLHHPGNKAQLEEVWEKQDHMDKNDFDPKSFFSIHDVDSNGYWDEAEVKALFVKELDKVYNSNLPEDDMRERAEEMERMREHYFQETDSNHDGLISIEEFMQQTTKEEFQKDPEWETIDQQPQYTHDEYLEYERRRQEEVQRLIAEGHLPPHPNMPQGYYAAVPPAPYQQAPHPSGQQLHYQQPDQLHLQQQQQYAQQQQQYQQHPYGQQQQQQQPVQLHPNQVYQTVGQQQPVYQQQQPVYQQPQQQQPAYQQQHQQQQPNVQQQQQPVYQQPQAAQQQVNNQSPPPIQNPQVPIQQQQQQQQQQPVQQQQQQPVQQQQPQQQQQHQPVQQQQQQTVQQQSSQAPQH; encoded by the exons ATGAAGTTCTCCGGTCTGACAGTTTCGCCGTTGCTTGTCTTCCTGGTCACCATATTGCTG GTGCATCTGGTCACGTCCTTGCCAGTaacccaaaagaaaaacgaTGACAAGAAGCACGAGGGTGGGGAGGCCAGCAGTACACCAGCCACAGCTGATGTGGAAACTGCTCTGGAATACGAAAGGTATCTCAGGGAAGTGGTAGAGGCTCTTGAAGCGGATCCCGAGTTTCGTAAGAAGTTAGACAAGGCGCCTGAGGCAGATATACGT AGTGGCAAAATCGCACAAGAACTGGATTATGTGAATCATCATGTACGTACTAAGCTAGACGAGATAAAGCGACGTGAGCTCGAACGTCTTCGTGAATTGGCCAGTCAGACTTATGAACTGAAAAATGATATTGATCGCAAGCATTTAAAGGTGCCGCAACATTTGGATCACGATAATGAGCACACATTTGAGATAGAAGATCTAAAGAAGTTAATTAAAAAGACTTCCGACGATTTGGCCGAAGCCGATCGCAAGCGACGTGGCGAATTTAAGGAATATGAAATGCAAAAGGAATTTGAACGAGAGGcccaaaagaaagaaatggaTGAGGAGTCTCGCAAGAAATACGATGCTGAGATTCAtgaaaaggagaaaaaacaCAAGGATCACGAAAAACTCCACCATCCTGGTAATAAGGCTCAGTTGGAAGAGGTTTGGGAGAAACAAGATCATATGGACAAGAATGATTTTGATCCCAAATCCTTTTTCTCCATCCATGACGTAGACAGCAATGGCTACTGGGATGAAGCAGAGGTAAAGGCCTTGTTCGTAAAGGAACTGGACAAAGTCTATAATAGCAATCTGCCAGAGGATGATATGCGAGAACGTGCAGAGGAAATGGAACGTATGCGTGAACATTATTTCCAAGAGACAGATAGCAACCACGACGGTTTAATCAGCATTGAAGAATTCATGCAGCAGACCACCAAGGAGGAATTCCAGAAAGATCCTGAATGGGAAACAATTGACCAACAGCCACAATATACACATGATGAATATTTGGAATATGAACGTCGACGCCAAGAAGAAGTGCAACGATTGATTGCCGAAGGCCATTTGCCGCCCCATCCGAATATGCCACAGGGTTATTATGCTGCAGTTCCTCCGGCACCATATCAGCAAGCTCCTCATCCATCTGGCCAGCAGTTGCACTATCAGCAACCTGATCAATTGCatttgcagcagcagcaacaatatgcacaacagcaacaacaatatcagCAACATCCATAcggacaacagcaacaacaacaacagcctgTGCAATTGCATCCCAATCAAGTGTATCAGACAGTGGGGCAACAGCAGCCAGTgtatcagcaacagcagcccgTCTATCAACAgccgcagcaacagcagccagcctatcagcagcagcatcagcaacaacaaccaaatgtacagcagcaacagcagcctgTCTATCAGCAACCACAAGCCGCACAGCAGCAGGTTAACAATCAGAGCCCTCCGCCAATTCAAAATCCACAAGTGcccatacaacaacaacagcagcagcagcaacaacaacctgtgcaacagcagcaacagcaacctgtgcaacagcagcaaccgcaacaacaacaacaacatcaacctgtgcaacagcaacaacaacaaacggTGCAACAGCAATCATCGCAAGCACCACAACACTAG